ACCCGTGGCGGTGGGCGGTTGCGCGAGCTTGGATGTTTGCTCGAAGGAATCTTTGACAGTGTAGCACGAGCCGAGCAACGGCCCTGGGCACAGGTCacgtcatcgacgccgagcccctCGGCATCGGAAACTGACCTGTGAACGAACCGTGCCGTATCTACACGGCACGGGATGCCTTGCGCCACTGTGCAGGAGGATTGGGATCTCGCAGCGCTGCAACAGGCACGGCCGTGCCTTGCGAGGAACCGCGAGAAGCGCCGACAGCTTCCTACCCTGGATCGTGAGGCCTTGCAGGACAACAGCCATTATCATCGGGATTCAAAGAGGGGTGCGCCACCGAGACTCTCGAGGGGAGAGGGCCGGCTGTTGTTGGCGCCAATGGGAACAGCACCGAGCGGACGCCGGCAAAAGCTTTGACGCAATgcttcgccatcgccgaTAGGCGAGCAACATTTCATGTTGCGCGAGTGTCAGTTTGCTCCCAACGCAGGCCGGTCCAAGCCGTTGATCGCCGAAGTCCTCATCGTGGTGCTGCTAGCGGCCAAGTAAACGTTGAAGTGCACATCGCAGCAAACCATTTTGCATTGCGGCCCCTGTACAGGGAGCCGCAAGTCCTTGACCCTTGTGGCATGATtgggccaccaccatcaatcCTGTGGAACGCGGGCGTCACGAAAGGAAAGACAAGAAGGGAGTTGCCCGCAGGATCGGATCTCAGCCAGTGTGCTCCAATGAGGGTGAGGAGGGGTGGCGACGATCTCTCACCGTCGTAAAAGCCCTGCGACCACCATCGACGGTCGGTTCATTGTGGCCACGTcgtggggagggagggacgggTACTTTTGCTTTCGCGGTGTCGGCAAAtatgcgtgcgtgcgtgtgtgcctgggccgccaaggccggtCGGTCAAGATCCCCCCAACCcacggccacgtcgccgtcgcacgTAGATGGGCTGCCAGCTAAGCATCAGTCGACGACTTGCCTTtgtgcgtgctgctgcggcattcgtcgtcgacaaccACGGAgaccacccacccaccaggccagggcgagggATAGGTGGTCGAGGTTGGAGCCCGAagatcctcgtcgtcgtgcacGTGGCCACGTTCAGGTGCGGCCCTAAAGCAGGACGACAGAGCCGTGGACCACCGAGGAAAcacgacgagcggcgaggcTAAGGCCCCAAGGGGTGTCAGCCGCCTGGGCGGGTAGATAGTACTGTACTTGGTTAGGTGGTTTCGTCATGatgactgctgctgctgtcgagcCAGGTGAGAGCAAACTGCCGCTTCcatggagagagaggcccAGGAGGTTGAGTCGAGATCCATGGAGGCGCTGAATCATGGCCACATTGCACCCCTGGAGCCAATGGCGCGAAGGTGTCTATCCGGTAGATGTGAGAAGAGCGCCAGGCCGATGTGATCGACTGGTGATAGAGAGGGGTGGGCGGTCAGTCAACGAATGGATGTGGCCGAGATCCGAACGACACGAGGTGCGCCCACCCGTGGCCCAGAGGCAACCTGGCCTGCGGGGACCGACGACTGAAAACGAGGATCGCGAGATTCTTCGGGCCTGGGCACTCCAGGCACGAGCCACAgttgggggggaggggggaaggggaggggaggagtCGCTGTGGCCGTGAGTGACAATGGATGGCTGGAGATATTTTTTTTCGCCTTTCATATGGTACCTTTAGGTTGGAGGTTAGTGGTTAGTTGGAACCTAAGGTACTAACTGACCATGGGGAAGTCGCCATGGAGGTCGAGGACTGGCAGACGCTAATGCAAGGCGGCGCTCCGGAAGACGCCCCTTCTGAACGCGGTCCCCCGAACGCACTGTACACGCAAGGTACCTCCTTCTTATGTATGTACGTCTCGCAAGCCAGTGCCTGTCAGGGACAAGCCAAGCCGTTCATCGGCCAGGTTCCTTTTTTATTTCTTTatccccggcggcagcccctCCAGCACCTCATTACTTTCcccatgacatgacatgacatgacatgactCTTTCCTTTGGCCATCGTGTCGTGCCCGCGGGAAGCGGAGGGGCCAGGAGAGCTCGAGCCGTGCACCGACGCACAGCCAGGGCGGGCGACTCCATTCCCAGCCGCTGATCTTCGGGCCTCTGATTGGGCTTTGGCCCAGGCTGGCCTGGCTTTCTTGTCTCGCCGTCCTCTCTTTTCTCTCTTCTCACACCCGTCTGTGGCGATGTCGCCCGGCAGCTCCCGTCTCCCTCGATCCAGTCAGTCAATCAGTCCCTCTACCTACGTATTTGTCCTTTGACcgaccgagggcgaggcccgaggccggcgtcaagGCGGAAATGGTTCCATCGTCAGCCgcctccacggccgccggcctgcgtGCCAGGGTCCAAATGCAAGGCATGCGGCAGGCAGTCTGCTGCGGACGGACTCTTGAAGCAAACGCAGTGCCACGAATGCACTCGGCCAGCATCCTGGCGACACCGCACCGAGTTTGAGCAAGGCCAGTGCCTCATGGGTGGTGACGCCTGACGTATGTGGTCGGGGAATGACAGGGCTTGACAGGCACCCGCTCTGGCTCGAGTCCAAGACGCCCCTACGTACCAAGTAACGTGGTCGAGGGAAGTGGTGGCGCGAAAGATATCGGCACCCAAGGTTAGTAGTCATATGCAGAGCCGTGCGCCAGGGAAAGCAAGCCCGGTCGACGGGCTTCACCGACAATCCCTCCCCATGCGCCGACTCGACGATGGTCGAGGTGCCAGCTGAGCCAAGAGTAATCATActcgcctcctccccttgACGAGCACCCTGCCTCGTGCATTGTCCCCCTTGGCAGCACGTCGTACTATGTATCGTCAACACGGAGCTTCCGGATGGTCACACAGCAACGCTCTGTCTCGGCAAGGGACAACTGGCGTCGCTGGGTGTTCTTGCGTGGCCCGACAGGCCGTCCAACCAGCCTTGTTTGCCAGCTCCTGGGCTTCCAACTGCCGATGCACCAACTCTTTACAGCATGACGGGTGGTTCCAAGTGGAAGCGCTGGCCGTCTCGGTGGTATGGGGGAGAGGTGGTTGTTCTGAACAGCGAAGCAACTGGCCATCCGAACATGTAAAAAAAATTATTCCCCACAGTgagtggtggtgcggcgTGCGCCATGTGCACCTCaccatctctctctcgctctctgACCGGGGTTAATACTGTAGTAGACGCAAGCGCTCGCTGTCCAAGAGACGACAAACTCCAGTAACGGAGCATCTGCCCATTGGACGGacacgacgagacgagaccCTGTTGTTTGTTTGTTAGCCTCGTCTTGAACTTTGCTGGGCTCCCCCGGCCGGACCTCGCTCAGCTGTGCCACTGTGATCCGTCGGCTTGTTCTCTCacctgttgttgttgttgtctcGTCTATGGGGCATGGACCGTCGAGTCAACAACTCGTTTGCCGCCCCGGctctggcgctggctgcccgtgGTGCCCGAGAGGGCAAAAAAGGTTTCCACTAACAGGCAGCCAACAACGTTAGTTGAAAGGGCGAAAACGAAGTTAGCTGCGCTGGATTGTGAAacttgccctcgccgtctccaacacgcccccccccccccctctcccccgggCCAGCTGCCATCGATCAGACTCCAAGATCCATCGTCTCACTGGTTGCCCCCGCTCATCATGTCCATGAGCAGCCGGTCCGAATAGTCGAAAATGGAGTGCGTCTACGCAGCTTCCAACCGAACGTTACTACTCTGCTCCACTCCattttttttccctttcgTCAGAGTGAGCCTTTGTTTGGCCCCTCGCCTTTTCTCTCCCCAGAAAAAGGTCCCCACCACACACCGCAGGGGTGGGAACAGACGCGACAGGAGGATCCCTTTTCTCGGGATGAGACATCTGCTTGGACTGACACGTCAATCTCCTCCCAGGTTCCTCGACGGACGAGCCCGCCTCGGAGGCTGCGGCCGCGATGCGCatgctgatgccgccgcgccggcgggggggggcactGCCGCTCAGTCTCCAAGGACAGGGCCTGTTGAACatggctctggcggcggcggcggcgggacaaGAGGCGACCGGGCCGGCGGGAGCTCACTCTAGCAAGCACCTTTTGGTACGCACGGCCGGCCACCCGAGTGAGCCAGCTACTGGCAGCCACCTAGCATTGCCACAAGGCAATagtacggtacggtacggtacggtacggtacggtaaGGCACTGTACTCGCACTCACGTACGAAGTTACTTGCTCGGTAGCCCAACCTAATGGGTGAAGAGTAATCCTTTTTGCTCTTTTCTCACATCGCGGTGGGACGTTCCATGCCTGCCCACCCGGCCGGCCACCGGGgcttggcctgctcggccggcgcccgcgcgcacgcgcatgGGGGTCAGTCAACACAGACGCATGCTCGTCCGTAGCTCGTACTATCGCTTGCTTTGCTTCGATACGCGATGCCTGGGATTCTGGAAGTGCTGCCCACCCCCAGCAAGCAGGCACAGGACCACGGCGTCCGTCCGCTCCCGGCAACGGACATGGCGGAACTGCCACCAGGCACAGACACCACCTCCTTCACGGCAGTCGCAAAGTATAAAGTCCCAACCAGCGCCCAACTCTTGCCCTCCCTTGGACCCGCGATCCGAGAGACTTTTTTTGCAattttttcttcttttcaCTAGGCACGCCCAAGGAGTGGAATGCATGTCTTATCAGATCCAAACCCATCCTTGACGCTGCCATTGACCTCGATTTTACTTGCGacgtcgttgttgtcgtcgttgccgtaACCTCCTCCGGTTTAGGACACCGCTACCCACAGGTATTCTTTGCGACTTacaccgcccgccgccttcagcGACCTTGACGTCTTGTCTTggcaaccaaccaacccccATCCATCTGCTTGGACTTGCTCATCGTGCTTGTCGCCTGCTCGCCCCTTCCGAGATTAAAGAAGCGAAAACAAGAAAACCAAAAAGAAAGACAACCGCCAACAATTACCAACAGGTGGTGCGACGAAACGGAATACCTAGCCACACTCAACTACGGCGGCGACCCGACTCGAAAGCagccccgtcgccgcaacaaccgctcctcgtccccccGTCCAGCGGAGGGAGTCATTGCGATAAGAGCCGACTATTCACCATGACCTCGTATCTCATCATCGGCGCGGGCAACTttggcgccgcgacggcgcttACGCTTGCCCGGCGCGGCGAAGCGTCCAGGATCGTTCTCGTGGACACGGCCGCGTTCCCGAACCCGCGAGCGGCCTCGCACGATGTCAACAAGATTGTGCGCGACGACTACCCAGACAAGCTCTACATGCGCATGCTCATCAAGGCCATGCCGAAGTGGCGGACAGACAGCCTGTATAGCCCGTACTACCACGAGGTTGGCATGCTGAGGGCGGATTCGTCCAACTTTGGTGAGGAGAGCATGGCGGCATACAGGGACATGGGTGTTGCCAACGACTCCGAGTTcctccccgtcgacgaggtgcggcgacgctggAACGGCGCCTTCGCCACGGCCAACTTTGACGGGCTCGACAAGGTGCTCTACAACCCCACTGTGGGGTTTGCGGAGGCTGACAAGGCGCTCGGGGCCGTGGTGCAGGAGGCGGTTGACGAGGGGGTCGAGTACGTCCTCGGGGTGATGAAGCACCTCAACTTTGGGTCCAATGGGGCGTGCACGGGCATCACGctggagacgggcgaggtgctGCAGGCTGACAAGATCCTGCTGGCAACTGGGGCTCGAACGGCGGCACTGCTGGCGCAGAGCGCGCCGGACAACAAGCAGATGCATGCCGGCGAgcgggtggtggcgacgggagCCGTCAGCTTCTACGCGAAGCTCTACGGCGAGCAGAAGGACAGGTTTGCGTCAATCCCGGTGCTCAAGAACTGCCTCCCGCAGGTCAAAGGTACGTTGAAAGAAAGAAACAACGAAACATGAGGGGTCGGTGGACGCGCGCAGTAGCTGACCGGGCCACGGTTATCTGCAGGCGAGGGCATGTCGATTCTccgcgacggcaccatcaaGTTCAATTGCGACATGTGCTTCACCAACTACGTCACTTGCCCGCAGACCGGTCAACGCATGTCGGTGGCGCCAGACCAAAACGTCTTCAACGTGTGGACGGGCCCCAAGTTCATCAACTTCTTCCaggagcgcgcccgccgcaccaTCGACGGCCTCTACGGCAAGGAAGTGGAGGACATTGCCATTGACGCCTATCGGATGTGCTGGTACGTCACgagcccgctgctgctgctgctgctgctgctactgccaCGGGCTGCAGCCAGCCCTCTTCCTCACCGAgtcccccctttcccccgcgctggcctggcctggcctggcccagcccggccccctttccctttccctttcctatcccatcccatcccatcctaTCCTATCCCGCCATGTCTGCCCAACATGCcacccacgcacgcacgcacgctggCCGGGCTGAGGCCAGGACCAATCGAATCGGCGACGCTGACATGTtcgcgcggcgggcttgaTAGGGACGCATCGACCCCGACACACGATTTCCTCATCACGCAGCATCCGCACTGCCAAGGCCTCTAcgtggccacgggcggctcGTTCCACGGCTGGAAGTTCCTGCCTGTGATTGGAGACTACGTCGCCGACATGATGCAGGGCAGCCTGGACGCAGACTACGCAGACCGTTGGGCATGGGACAAGAAGGGCGGTGATGGCCACTCCGCCAACCCAACGTACCAGGTTGTCGGAGACCTGCAGGACTGGATCTCGTGACCCCCGGTCCTGTTCTTCGagttgttgatgttgttgccgttgttgcGGCTTGCCTGGCGCTCTTCCGCTCACGTGGCGCCGGTAAAGATTCACATTACCCAGCCATGTCAAGCAAGCCACCAATGACTGGCAACcaagagagagcgagagggGATGTGGGCCGATGACGCCATGAAAAAACCATGAAAATGAAGCATccaaaaaaaagaagagagAAAGACCCTGATCAGACAGGGACTGGTTCCGACTGTGCAAACGGGGTCAGGAGTTATTTGCTGGTTGCCTCTTTCGACTCAACCTTTTATCATTTTCTTTCCTTACTTGGGTTACTTTTGCTCTCCCCCTCCGGCATTTACATTTCGCAGTTTCACGACGACCCTCCGCCTTTTGATATTCCTTCTCTTGGTTTAATCAAGAGCATCCTTACATCTTCTTCGTTCCCATTTCTTTCAGTCGATTTTCTACGGAGTTGTGCGATCGCCGAGCATTTCACGGGATGGGGTGTTTTGATAGACATTTCGAGAAGGCCGAGGCTGGAGGACAGACAGCAGGGGGGTAGGGCTGACAAGGCGGGCCTGGGCTTGAACGAGctgtgggagggagggctttctctctctccctctctctccctctctctctctctctctccccggTACGACACTCTCTTTTGGTAGAATCTGAGTGTTCCAATCACAAATCTCGTGGCCATGACTGAAGCTCCTCCCCTTGCGTGCCATGATGCGGGCGGGCATTTTTGTGTAGCCTTTCATATCCGCCCAGGGAAACTCCGGCGGAACCTGGCCGTCAAGTGTTCctacccccctcccccaaagggcagtcagtcagttgTTCTCTCGACCTTGTCGCCGTGATACGCGCCAGGATGGGAATACAACAGGAGGGAGTCAGTATCGACGTCCCAGCAGTGTGCTCTGTCGCACGCATGCACGGTAGCCGAGAGGGTCTGACCGAGCTCCCGGACGACGACTTGCAGCTGTCACGGCATACCGTGCAGTGCTGCACTGTACCGCTTTTCACCAACCCACAGTAACATTTCATCTCCCCTGCCCCGTACGAGAGCCGGACGCTGACACCACGATTTGAAGCTCGACGCTCCGAAAGCTCGCTGTTTTTTTGCCTTGCCTTCACCCCCCGGCCGGCCTTGCACCTCGCCCGCTGCCTGACGGATTACGACTTCCGGAGAGGCGTCCGAGTTCGACTAAGCGGGGGAAAGCCCCGAAGCCGGGCGTTGATCTCCATGGGCCGCGTGTGCAGTTGAACAGACCGGGCAGCCTCTCCTTGACTACGTACGACAGGACCTGCGACCTGGAGTTGATCGCGCGCTGTGACACACGGTGACAATGTCCCGATGCAGTAGCAACAAGGAGACAAATGTGTGTGCAAGAAGGCAGGTAGGTACAAggggggagaagagggaACATGAGCCCAAACGAGCGGCAGGTCGTGAACTTGGGGCCATGTCCCCAGGGCAGACAGTGCAAATTATTTCCAATTCCCCCCCTTCTCATCACCTGACGACGGGCTCTCATATTTTTCCGACCTTTATCGAGAAGGAAAATGGAATCTCCGCTGTCAAGCCCGTCACCAGTCTCCTGCCCGGCAAACAATGTGGTTCTGCGAGTCCGCCGGAGAAGGCTTTTTTGTGTGTAGGTAGAACATGACATGGATAACGTGGGTAAACAAGACGTGTCAGATCTGACGAGTAACCTTTTATGCGAACAGGGTAGCGATGGAGCGGTCGCATGCGTCCAAGGTAGCGGGAAGCCTTCCATGAGGAGCGGGAGCGAATAATGGCCATTGTTCTAGGTGCCATGCACGACGAAGGCAGCCCAATGAAGGGAagggtgtcgtcgacgtgcggAATTTATTAATCTTCAGGATGCCCCCATGCAGGACATGCCGCAAAGGTATagagggaagagggggggggggtctggTAGCAAGTACTTTGTGCGTAGCCACCGCCTGCGGTCTGATGCGGCCTCACAATTTTGTTATCTGGTGTGGCCGCTCCGGAGAGTATGCAACGACATCGCGACACCCCTGCTGACTCGGGAGCCAAGGGTCCCGAAATCCTTCAGAGCCGGGTTCAGCAGATCTCTGACCGGTTGATTGATTGTGCCGCTGAGATATCTTGCCGAGAAATGGGGCCCCGAAACCGGTGAAGTCTGACGGCCATTTCTCACCGGCATCAAAACCGTCATCATTcgcaaagagagagagggtcCACCATCCTCCCATAGCGGGGtgtccgtcggcggcaggcggagggcggcggacgaaAAGAGCCAGGTACGCATGAGAGAAGAGAGATGATGGGGGGAGAGGAAACGTTGGGGCGGAGGGATGTCTCCCGGCATAATATCAGGGCAAGCGTCTTGTGCGACGCAAGCCATGAATGGGCTCCCCAATCGCATATtgcctacttcgtacatacagtacatCCCACACGTGCCCCGTAAGTTAGTTTCTTGCGTCGGGGCAATGAAACAGAAcctggatggatggggtcTCGGCTGTTGCCATTACGTATGCCAGGACAACGTCCCTGCACGCCTGCCTGTCTTGGGCGGCGCTCGCTGGGACGTGAGAAGTGAGGTACGTAGTAATGGTTTGggggggttttttttttggtttttttctttttgctTGTCTCGCTCCTTTTCCTCAACGTCCTTCTTCTTTGGCTGCCACTCACCTCCATCCAGGcatgcatcatcatcatcatcatcatcatcatcatcatcatcatcatcatcatcatcctccgcCGAAGGGTGTCTCAGGTACCGGATACTTTGGTTACTACGACCGATGCCACTCCACaacaggggagggggaggggcaggaggaagaggatcTACCCGCCCGGACTACACATGCAGCGGGTCGTGAGCCGTgacagcggcagctgccgagcaagcaagcaaggtTCATGTTGGGCGCGgacacaccaccaccacccctgcccgcccacccgtctgcctgcctgctggcCAATGCATGGGTCATTCAACGGTGTTGACTCGGGGGAGCCGCCAACCCGCCGTTTGCTGATCATGGTACCTGAGTTTGCGGCGcagcctttttttttttttatatGATGATGAGAGAGGCCTCGATCTGCCCCGCATGCTCCAGACGTGTGATTTGATGCCGGAGATGCGGACGATGAGCTGGCGAGGCGTTGCCCTCTTCACCGACGAGCACGATAACACGTCGCACGTCTTACTATCCACATACCAAGTTACTTCTTCGTACGTTGGtcgtgcgggcgggcgcccatAGACGTGGTCATTTCAGGTCTCACCTGCCCTGTTTGTTGTTCGTCGCACGTCGTGAATCCCCTGCCAGACCTTTACACGAGCGATGTGGGTGGTACGAGGAGATCACTCGCAAGCCAAATTGGAATATTCAACTCGCAAGGTGGTTTCCATGTTGGGCGCTCCCGACATCCAACTGCCGTCCGGTGCGAAGCCAAGCCTCAAAACATCAAACTGGTAAAATTACAGCAGCAACGTTACGATAGACGTACGCAGTGGTAATATATAACATGGGGCATAGTTTGGGCGGTCGAGAACATCTTCCTGCATGCCCCAGCTGGCCCCCCACCTGAGTCTTCACCACTATGAAGAGTCGAGGCTCGTCGAAGAAGGGTGCGGCCCAGCAGGCCTGGAACGGTCCAAGGGACCCCAACATGAGACAGCAGATATGACGTTCAGCTTTTTATTTCCGAAGTTGTTGTCTACAGGTCTGGTACTTGGTTATAGAACTGAAGGCCGATATCGTGGAAGCTAGACTCACCCACAAGCGAGATGATGTGTCGCTGGTTGGACATCTGGTGAGACTTCAGCCAGGACAACCTGAGGGCAGCCACCCCAAGGTGTCACAAGTTAAAGTCGTTCAGGAGAACGGTCATTAGGCACAGAGTCGCGGGTGGTTGGTCACGTCACTCAAGAAATCGATAGAGACATTGCGCTACAGAATTGAAATGTGTGATAAAAGGCGGGCAAAATTGCCTCGGCAATTCTATGTGTCGATGTAATAACAAATGCTCTGCCATCCATACTTTTGACGCTCTCCTCGTTCAGTACACCTCAAGGACATAACGtccctcctccttgagcttgtcaATCTCCTTCTTGGGGTCGACCTTCTTCCCGTTCGCCTTGGCGTCCTTCGCGATGGCTTCCTCCAGCACCTTTGTCACATCCGGCACAGGCCACGTCGGTCCGCACAGGTAGAAGCTGCCCTCCTCCTGGACGTACGCCTTGGCGATATCTCCGATGGTCTGGCGCATCCTGTCCTGAATGTAGATCTTCTGCGGCTGGTCGCGCGAGAAGGCACTCCCGATGAGCGTcaccacgccggcggccaggtaCGCCTCCCACTCCTCGCCGTAGAGATACTCTTCGCGCTGGTGGCGCGAGCCGAGGTACAGCAGGATCGCGCCAATCTCCTTGCCCTGGGCCTTTTGCATGGCACGGTACTGGACGAAGGCGCGGAACGGGGCCAGACCGGTGCCCaggccggccatgatgagcgGGGCGGTGTCCTTGGTGGGGAGCTTCATGACCGAGGGCTTGACGGAGGCCGTGACGGCAGCGCCGGGCTGCAGGCGGGAGAGGTAACGCGTTGCGTGGCCATAGCGAGTGCGGCCCTTGGGATCGAcccagtcgacgacgacaatcaTGAGGGCGACGGAAGTGGGCGTCACGGCCTGCGCGGATGCGATGG
This sequence is a window from Purpureocillium takamizusanense chromosome 8, complete sequence. Protein-coding genes within it:
- a CDS encoding uncharacterized protein (COG:E~TransMembrane:1 (o343-362i)~EggNog:ENOG503NYIK); this encodes MTSYLIIGAGNFGAATALTLARRGEASRIVLVDTAAFPNPRAASHDVNKIVRDDYPDKLYMRMLIKAMPKWRTDSLYSPYYHEVGMLRADSSNFGEESMAAYRDMGVANDSEFLPVDEVRRRWNGAFATANFDGLDKVLYNPTVGFAEADKALGAVVQEAVDEGVEYVLGVMKHLNFGSNGACTGITLETGEVLQADKILLATGARTAALLAQSAPDNKQMHAGERVVATGAVSFYAKLYGEQKDRFASIPVLKNCLPQVKGEGMSILRDGTIKFNCDMCFTNYVTCPQTGQRMSVAPDQNVFNVWTGPKFINFFQERARRTIDGLYGKEVEDIAIDAYRMCWYVTSPLLLLLLLLLPRAAASPLPHRVPPFPRAGLAWPGPARPPFPFPFLSHPIPSYPIPPCLPNMPPTHARTLAGLRPGPIESATLTCSRGGLDRDASTPTHDFLITQHPHCQGLYVATGGSFHGWKFLPVIGDYVADMMQGSLDADYADRWAWDKKGGDGHSANPTYQVVGDLQDWIS